Within the Syngnathus scovelli strain Florida chromosome 6, RoL_Ssco_1.2, whole genome shotgun sequence genome, the region CCCGCCTCCGATCCTTGCCAGCGTTGCACCTGCGTCAGAGGCACGGTCACCTGCGTGCCCCCCGTGTGCCCGCCGGCCCTCTGCGGCCGAGCCGTCACCAAACCGGGACGGTGCTGCCCCGAGTGCACGGGTACTGCAATGCGGCTATGATAATAAAAAATCTCAAGGATCCAAAATTGAGCTGCAAATTGTGTTGTAAGGATGCATGCTGGATGGACAAGAGTACAGCGACGGGCAGATATGGACCTCGACCTCAGACCGCTGCTCCACATGTACCTGTCAGGTGGGAGTGGTGAAGTTTCTCGAGTTAAGTAACGGACATTTTCATAGGGTGACGTTATTGCATACGCTGCAGGCTGGCGATGTGCGGTGTTCAGCTCCGGAGTGTCCCCAGCTGACCTGCATGCATCGGCTGACAGACCCGGGGACTTGCTGTCCTCGCTGTAGAGGTAAACGTGAGAAATAAGCAAGAACAAATATAAGTCTGTTTTCAAAAGATATAAAAAATTTACCGTATTGAAGTAGGGCTGATTGCAAAATCGAATTATGATTATGGCATCTCACTTAAAATATTTAATCACACCAGGTTGCATGTACGACGGAGCCGAGTACGCGGAAGGAAGCAGCTGGTTCGCCGACTCGTCCCACTGCCGCAGCTGCATGTGCGTGGACGGCGTGACGACGTGCTCGGAAGTTCGCTGCCTGTCCCCTTGCAGCAACTTCATCAAGATGCCCGGGGAATGCTGCCCCGTGTGCGCCGGTAGGACGACTCAGCGTAGACGCCACGGGCCGCCGCCTTGTTGTGATGTTTCACCGTGccgtgtgatttttattttttcccgagACTGCGTGTTTGAGGGGAAGGTGTACGGCCCAGGAGACACCTTCCATCCGGCTGGAGACCCCTGCCAGATTTGCACCTGTGAGGTAGGAAAAAATAAGgagtcacaaaaaaaacacacacttgtTGGTGACAATGTGACAATGTGTGTATGCAGGTGATGCCGGATGGAGAGCAGCACTTGCGTTGTTATCGTAAACAGTGTCCCAGCCTGGTGGACTGTCCCAAGAACAACATCTTGTTCTCTGGACCAGACGCTTGCTGTCCTGTGTGCGCACGTCAGTTCCAAAAACTGAACTACAGATTAAAATTCCCTAAAAATTTAGGGACTGTAatgcttatgtgtgtgtgtgtgtgtgtgtgtgtgtgtgtgtaaccagAGCCTCTGAGTAACTGCACGACTACGCTGAACGGCAATGAGGTGCTGGCGAAAGACGACCCCTGTTTCACATGCCAGTGCAGGgtaacacaaaacaacacaacacttcataaaattgtcacattttaacattctattgcgtttgtgtgtttgtgtaggaTCTAACATGGACGTGCCTCCATCAAGGCTGCCCTCCGCTGACTTGCCCTCCCAGCGAGCAGTTGACCCCTCCCGACTCGTGCTGCCCAGTTTGTAATGGTGACGTGATCGCAACCCTCCTCCATCTCCCCGCAATTTCTCGTTGACGCTGACATCCCGCTTATGCCGCAGAATGTGTGATCGAGGGTCAGAACCAACGCGTGGCGAGCGGCAGCAGCTGGACGGATAGCGCCGACGACTGCGTCACCTGCACTTGTAACGTAAGTTGGATCGTGGATGGGGTCGGAGaaattctcaatttttttttatttttatgtaataCAGCTGGGCTATATCGAGTGTAGCATTGAGGACTGTCCATCCACGCCTTGTCCTAATGGTCAGAAAAAAGTGAAGGTGTCAGGCAAATGCTGCCAGGAATGTCAAGGTAACACAACCAGACAACTCGGTTGTGCGTCGGCTGTATGTTTACATATGTGTGTTGTAGATTGGGGCGTGTCATGTGTGCACCTTGGCATCGTGTACCAGTCCAACGAGCAGTGGCAGGTGGACGAGTGCACGGGCTGCACTTGCGTGTCTGGAGACGTGCACTGTCGTAGTGAACGCTGCCCTCCCCTAAGCTGCAATacggtcaggaaaaaaaaaaaaaaagcaatattttcaaataaatataatttattaatattattattatgattttgaaaaatatataatttattattattatactacAATGCATACTTAGGACGAGATGCCATCGGTGGTCCCGGGCTTGTGCTGCCCTCACTGCATCCCTCGGCCGGCCACGTGCATCGCGTTCGGCGACCCTCACTACCGTACCTTCGACGGACGCATGCTTCACTTCCAGGGGGCGTGCACCTACGTCCTGGCACAGGATTGTCAGGGTGGAGACTTCAGGTCTGatggtcaccatggcaacgggAAAAGCGTGTGGCGCTTGGTTGAcacctttgctttgttttttttcaagtatCCACGTCACGAACGACGACCGCGGTCGTCAAGGGGTGTCGTGGACGAAAGAGGTGACGGTGTTCATCGGTGATGTCACAGTGCGGCTGCTGCAGGATTGGCTAGTAAAGGTTTGTGTGGAACaccgttttttttccacataaaaAATAGGTTGTCTCACCCGATTGTGCTCCTCAGGTAGATGACGAGACGGTGAAATTGCCGTTCCTCAGAGAACCGGACATCTACGTGGAACGAAAGGCCAACACCATCCTGCTGAATAGCAACATCGGCGTCAAGGTCTGCTCTTGTTCTCCTCAGAGAGGAATGACAAAGGATTGATAACGCTCTGGTGTTCAGGTTCAGTGGAACGGCCGTTCCCACCTGGAGGTGAGCGTTCCGGGCTCCTACAAGGGAATCACCTGCGGTTTGTGTGGAAACTTCAACAACTTCCATCAGGATGACCTGCGCATGCCCGGCGGGCAGATAAGCTTGTCGGAAGCAGACTTTGGCAACAGCTGGAGGGTAAATAAGACAATGTTGGAAGGAGGACCTTGtttgggtttcaaagtagggcttcaaagtcatattagggtttcaaagtagggtttgcaacaagggttagggtttcaaactaggactTAAATctatggttagggtttcaaaagaTCAACTGTGTGATTGTGTCAACCAGGTAACAAACGGAAGCCACTCTCTGGCATCGTGCCGCCCGGGCGAGGACGTGGACCCCTGCAAGGAGGCGGGCTACCATGCCCGTAAGAACGCCAACGCCCGCTGCAAGGTCCTCAAATCGGAGGTCTTTAGGCCGTGCCATCGCGTGGTGCCCCCCGAGCCCTGGTACGCCGCTTGCGTCTACGACCTGTGTGCCTGCGGAGCCAACACCGACGAGTGTCTGTGCGACGCTCTGGAGGCCTACGCCGGACAGTGTCGCGAGGCCGGCGTGGTCCTGCATTGGAGGGGACCCTCGCTGTGTGGTGAGTCACAAACCTCCAAAAAGCATATTGCAATAAAATGTACTTTTTATGGttttaaaaaatcacatttatcaTATGGAAATAAATAATAGTTGTAATACATCCACAGCGGTGAGGTGCCCGGTGGAGAGGGGCTTCGTGTTTGACGAGTGTGGCCCGCCGTGCCCCGTCACCTGCTTGAACGTGGGTGCGCCATTGGGGGTGCTAGAGAGCCACTGCTTCAAGCCCTGCGTGCCGGGCTGCCAGTGCCCGGCTGGTATGGTGCTGCACAACAACTACTGCATCCATCCTAGCAAGTGCCCCAAGATCATCCACGGCAACCAGTGGTGACACCTTATTCGCCACTCAAGACTGCACTCGTCAATCATCtgattggtcgccagccaatcacagggctcttacaaacaaccattcacggcTACTGATTATTTTGAGTCCTCACGGTTTTAAAATGCAGGCAGAAACTTCACTGCCAGTGCCAAAATTGTGAGACAGACCACCATGCTGCCCATGAGACTGAAGATGCAGTTCTATTTATAAACCACAAGGTGTAGTAGTTTCACTTGAAcgttcacttctactttttattAAACACGTTTCTAAAATATGTTTATGTACTGTGTTCCAAATGGACATACATGTTCTACAAGCACTGTTCAATTTCACATTCTctcaggttttctttttttggaggggggtgaATAAAGCTCTTACTAATGTCCAATTTGTATGAATTATTATAGTCACCATTATCAACAGCTCCCTCAAGGTACcgatttgaaaaaaatcatttcaaaacatgAAGCCCCGATGCACTATTTGTCACTTGATCCTTATGTCCTCTTGGGGGCTGTGGAAACCATAGCAACAGCTTGTATAATTAATGAGCCAGCAGGTGGCGCACCATGGAGAAGGTAAGGAAGGGTCTTATTGAGAAGCATTTCATTAGGGTTATATGTTGAACTTGTTTCTTGTGTTGGCGTGAGAGAAGGAGAAAGTGTTTTGTGACCTacagcgaggaggaagtgcgcatgCCGGTGAAACCGAAGGTAATCGccaactttatttttatttattatttattcaatttattatttattcaaaatTTAGAAGAGGGAAAATGAAATAggcttatttgttttattattgtatttgtgacacattaacatttttttgtttttaccaatTAGTTTTCAGAAGGAGACAGCCAATGGTCTTGCTTTGGTGAGCGAATTTTGGATGTCCTCCTCGAAATGAACAGCatgaaaaagaaggaaaaggTCAAGAAAGTACTATATACCTCGACTCTTGACTTATGAGTTTAATTTGTTCTTTCAACAAGATCGCAACTCAAGTAATGTTACTTGCAGCCTTGAaaagacagcaaaaaaaataattttgaaataaaaaattggACACTTTGTTCAGCTATACTGGGAGCTCCAGCTGCTCAATGCAGGACGTATGGACACGCTTCAAGTATGCAACAGTCCACCTGGCACTGTGCTCAAGTGTCCACACCAAACCACACAGGTactgtaataaaaataatcatgttTAATGAGCTTGACTATGTATTATGCATCATCTACATTCATGCAGAGGAAGACACATGCAGAAGAAGACATGAGAGGAGTGCGACGGCTCCAAAAGGCGGCAAGACAGAGCTGGGCCAAGTGAGAGGGTCAAAATATTAGGAAGAACTCACAGTATGGTACTTTGcaagtgagtgtgtgtttgtgagagtTCAGATTGATGACAGAAGGTGTCCAGAGCGTTCTGGCCTGTTCCTGGCCAGTTCAAAGGTCAGCGTTGAGAGATGAAGCTTGGGCCATGGCATCCCGTTCAGACGTCCTCCTCTTGAACCAAGTCAAATACGACGCGGTGACTCGTTTGCTTTATGCTGAAATGCTGCAGAAATACCACAGTAAGGACGAGAGGTTAGACAAGCTCTTTTGGTTTTCTCCTTACCTGATTTTGTGATGTCACAGGCGTGCATGAGTGGGAAGCTCTGACACCATGGCGACGGCACCATGAAGAGATTTGGCTTGAGGAGCTAGCAGAGGAAGCTTTAGCGTGCGACGACATGATCGCTTTGGCCGAGCTGCCGGGAGCGTTCACAATATACGATAGGTGCACTCTTCACTTCCATAATTATGCAACGTTGATACTTTTCTCATTTCATCTTTAACATTACTTTTTCTCCAGTTCCAGAAAAGAATGCTTCACTGCAGTTTCTCTCTTGTATAAATTAAACACATGTCGCCGACAAGAGAAGGAAGAACTAACAGCATTAGTGGACAGGTACAAACAATTCTTCCACCATTTTGAATGATTGTCTTGAAAAAAATTTCTGTCTCTATAGGCTGGACAAGGAAAGCCTGCCATTGTTGTGTTTGTATATTCGATCAGCAACACTCAGAGCTCAAAACGAAAAAAGAGCCTACGATGCATATTTGGCTGTCGGTCAATCTTGGCACACGTGGTGAGATGATCAATTGGAATTTCAACGCTTTTGATAGTATACAAATTAATTCCGAGGCATTGCAGGCCTCGTGTTGACAGTCCACACAAAGAAGAGCAAGCTGCCACATTACTACGCGCTGATGACGACATACAACAACACAGTGATGATCAATTATCTCAACAGGTACTGCTCAATAATCCAGAATTATTTAAAAGTTTAAAAAGTTAGAAATGtgctgtcacggatcggaatggagcaagGCGTGGACCTAGAAGGGAAAAGGTAGTTAGAAGAGAGGATTAGAGGAACAAACGAACAGAACCGGCAAATTGACACAAGTTAACGGACCGAGCGACAGACTGGCTAACCGAAACACAACTGAcaaagacagaaaccaagaaacAAGAGACGTGTGACATGAACAATCCGGAAGTGTGACATGAACAATCCGGAAAggaagtgacacgcagacaggacttaaatacgggacaggtaacgagaggtaggtgactgtgattagtacattgattgtgagtagacacaggaagggaggggcgagtacacagatgTGGAcaaaaaccatgacaacctacacatgataaaacaaccggggacgagtTGTGATATGTGTGATTTTTGTTGTATCCTAAATAAAATTCTCAACCACAGTCATTACTGGAGTTATTggtgctgactcagcagcaaGAAAGAAAGCAGCTGGTCCGTCTGTTAGAAGGAATCTCCTTGGAGGACGTACAAAGAGCAGCTCCCACAGATTCTCTGAAAACAAGTAAATCATCATCAAGTTACTTTCAACTggatggaaaaaataaatattttcttaCCTCATAGGTTGCATAAAGAGGCTGCAGCAGATCTTCTCCAGAAGTGAGAAGCAACCCCAGTGTGACATCAGTAGAGGTCCAAAAATGTGGTCCCAGGACCTGCTAGAACGAGTCACTTTGGACCTCCTGGTTGAGCTCCTGGAGATCCAGGAGAGGCAAACATCTTCATTCCTCCTGACACTGTTGAATGAGGTAACgtgagtgatgatgtcatcaaatgCAAAGTGATTTAATAATCTGACTTGCTTTAAGAGGGAACATCTCCAAGCGCTGAGGGAGGACTTCCAGTCCAAACTCCAAGCTCAACACCTGCACGCCAACCTGCTCCAACTTCTCAATCCAGACGCCTCTTCATGTTCTTCACACGCTAATTTAAGCAGCCAGGAGCATGTTCCGCAACAGGCCAGTTCTAGTGAATCCGCAGAGGTCCAGAACGTCACAGGTGGACCACGTGAATCTCAGACGGCAGCCGATACAATCGGCACAAAACCTGATGGAGACCAAATTGAAGATGTCGCTGATAAACAAGGAGTCTGCGCAGGTAATGCTAAAATTGATGTACCTAATCAAGTGTCCAGTAAGTACATACATGAAGATCTACTCCTTCCAGGCTGCGGCGTGACACTGGGAGGTCTGCCCTATTTGGAGGTTTTATGTGTTCCCGATTCATTGTCTAAAGTCGACGGAGAAGGTGGACGCGATGATGAAGATGTTGAAACGAAGAAGTGTGAGGAACAGGACTCTTTGATCACGCTGGCTTGGAGCACACATCTTGAAGAGCAAACAGGACTTGATGGGGAGCCCGCAAATGCTGTTGCTATGCAAACGCAGCCTTCAGCCGAAAGTCGTGAAGGAGACTTAAAGGAGGCAGGAAAAGAAAATGACCTTCACGCAAATCTACAGCAGGCCTCGTCGAGCTCAACTGACGAGGTGAAGGAACTTGGAGCTCCTGAGGTCACCGCATATGCTTCAGTATGTCTTCTAATTGAATTAAGAGCAACTTTACCTTTGGTTGATTCCATCTTCTTGACATTTCTCCCGCTTCTTCTCCTGAAGGGCCATTGTAGCACAAAGGAgaagatggcagcgatggagggCGTGAGACAGAGAGAACCAGTTTCTGCATTGGAGAGAGAGAAGACCATGCGGAAGCTGGTGGACGTGCACCGCCGGGTGGAGAGGAGGCAGCAGAGggacagagacagacagcagCTGAAGGTACCAGGAAGTGCTGAGTGgaatgatgaagatgatgaggaggaCCTTTCTTGCTTTCAGGTGCAGGAACGTCTGTCCATCATTCAGAGCAGGAAAGCGGATGAGGATTTATTTGGGCCTAAGCACACAGAGAGGATGAGACATCTTCGTAAAGACGTAGCGCAGGTAAAGTTGTCATTGCTGGTAGGCTACAAAAGATGGCAAATGAACATCTTGATTGTCCTTCAGGATGAGAATCAGAAGAAAATGCTGGTCAGAGAGCAACTGGAGCAGCTCAGGAGGGAACGCTCCTTTATTATGCAGTCCAGGAGAAAAAGGTACGGAACATATCGGGCTGTCTGATGACATTTCGGGATCAATATTTTGCAAGCGTCCATATTTTGAGTCTCTTTCTGAAGGAACACTACTGGTTTCAAGGAACTTCTGGCTCCAGCGCATCTCCAAAGCAGAGGAACCGAAGAGAGGTCGGACCAAGACGACGGCTTGCAATGAAAGGAGAAGGCGCCTGATTGGAAAATTAAACTCTTGCTCTGCAAACAATGTTGGACTTGCAGATTGTTTATTATACAGTTTAATTATCTGAACAAACATAAGCATTGACATTAATACCACTTAATCAAGAACAACTTCCGGTAGTCTGTGGCCAAATGTACACGCTCAAGTGCCATAAagtcttttcaaaataaagttgGCCGCTAAAAGATTGGAACGATAGAGGGCGCTGTTTCGTTTACGCAACAAAATGTTAATAAGCTTTGGGGGCTGAATATTGTTTTAACGCAATAATTATATGTACGCTCTTTTGCCTTTGTGAAGTGAGTTGGGAGCTGTCGAGTCGGGCGTGGGAAATTTCTTGGCAAACATTCAACAGTGACAGCGTCCGCTCACATGATACAGCATCAACAAGGCGGCGGGCGGGAAAGCCGGCACATTCCAAAGCAGCTCCGACTTGACGGGCCGCCGCGTTAACGCACACGGAGACTCCACGGATTACGTGGAGCGCTCACGAGAAAACACTTGAACATAAAACTTCAAAGTACGACAACTCaagacttcatttttttttttttaagcggtGACAGCACAAAGGACCATTTTGGAAAATCGTAGCTGAGGATGAGGTGGTGTGGAATCATCAGGCTTGACGTCTGTGTGAtgtcacatgtgtgtgtgtgtgtggacccGGGTTGTATGTCATCAGCGAGTACGGTAAGCAGCATGCTTGTGTTTGTGATAGATCACACTAAACCATGTAACACTAGTTGACAAtaatcgcttttttttttttctttttttttcccagtagaCTGACTGCTGTTAGTCGGCATGAACAGCCGACACGGAAGTCTGAGTCAAGTTTTGGCCTGAGGCTTCGCTGAGCACTACTGTCCATGAAACACAAAATAATCAACTTGAACTCCAGCATCTCTTTTGGGCACCATTGAACTGAAGAGGGTGCGTGtgtatgtacgtgtgtgtgtgtgtgtgtgagagagacccCATATCAGGAGAGaaatgtgcatgtgcgtgtcagGTCTTGAACGGCATGGTAACAGTGGAGCTGGAGGAATGACGCGTGTAAACACGCATCCGAGTCTTTTCTACTGGTGCGCGCACTGCACTCCCGGGCCGTGATGGCCGCCGGCCTCCTCGTCGGAGCTGTCGTTGTAGGCCTCCCTCCTGGCGCCGCCGCCTGAGCCTTGACTCCTGTCGAAATCCGTCAGGTCCACTTCTTCGGCGTCGGCGGAAATGAGGGGATCCTCGGCGCGGGCCGGCAGCAGGCACTCCAGCTCCTAGAAGAGGAATGATCCATCAGTGGTTGCTTTTAGGGACACGCGTGATCGACGGGACCTCACGTTTAGCTTTTCGGGGCTGATCCAGTTGTTCTGAGGGAACTGCACGTCAAACTTGATGTAGAGGTCTCCCTTCTCAAAAGGGTTTCTGTACTGTGGCATTCCTTCTCCTTTAACTACGCGAATGCAGGCTGAGACAGCGACACGGCACGATACAATAAAAATCCACAAATAGAGCCAGACCAATTTAAAAAGGCGTTTCGAGAAGTAGGCGCGTGTACCTGGTTCTATGACCTTGCCAGGCGGGTACTTGACAAGCAGCTGCCGTCCGTCCAGATGCATGAGCGTGATCTGGAAGCCGCACAGAGCCTCGACCAGGCCAATGCGCTGCACCATGTGAAGGTCATTGCCTTCCCGGCGGAATTCCTGACACGGAGAAGAAGATCAAAGAACTGAGGCTCAGATTCACTGATGACGACatcactgtctttttttttctttctctctccgtACATCGTGTTCTTTCTCCTGTAGGACCAGGACAATGTCTCCGGGTTCCACACCGGGCGCTTGGTCGGCTTCCCCGGTGAAGGTGATCTTCTGTCCATGTCTCATGCCTTTGTCCACGTGCACCTCGAGCAGCTTGGATTCCTTACTCACTTTATGACCTTCACACTTTTTACAGCGATCTTTCTCGCTAATGACCTCGCCTGCACAAACAACATATTTGAGATGATTCCTTTTTGATCCCGCAAATGAGATTTGcgtgattttgtttttccagtCACATTACCCTCTCCTTTGCAGTCTGTACAGACCGACTGCACCTGTTGGACCATACCAGGGGCCAGCTGTCGAATCACAACCCTCATACCCAGTCCTCTGCATGCCACACACTTTTGCACTGCGCCCGCCTTGCCCCCCTGACTGGATTGCAAATGGCAGACTGTCAGCCATCTCTTACAgtaacacgaaaaaaaaaaaaaaacactcacccATTGCAGGCACCACAAAGGACATTCTTGCTCAGCTGGAGTTTAGTAGTTTTACCATTGTAGAGGTCTTCAAGTGAAACTCTATGGTGGGGAGGGGGAGAAAGATTTATCAGTATACAACAACACATTCATACTTGAAATCTTGATTTCTGCATCATAGACCCAATTATGAAAAGTCAGTTTTCCAGCATGTGTCCCTGATTAAAAGTCAATTACTTGAGAGGGTGCACCATGTCTTCGCCTCGTCTCCGTCCTCCGTTGCGTCCTCTGCTCTGCCCCCCCATGAACCCAAAGAGTCCTCCACCAAATATGTGGGAGAAGATATCGTCCATGCCGGGCCCGCCACCTCCGCCCTCGCGTAGCCCCTGTTCTCCATAGCGGTCATAGAGCTCTTTCTTCTCCGGGGTGGTCAGTACTTCATATGCAAAACTGATCTCTTTAAACTGGGTGATAAAATGAAATGGATTATTAGCTGCCATGTTGAAGATTATCTTATTGTAATTATGCAACAGTGTATTTCTTTTCTCTCCACTTTTATGGCAGGTGGGGATGTTAGAATGTTACAATATTTCTTACATTTCAACGTCGACAAACTATCAAAGTGATTGGTCCCAAACCATATTTTTATTTCTAATAAACCACCACTGATCATTTCATACCTTGTCTCCAGCATCTGGGTTCTTGTCAGGATGATACTCTTTAGCCAATTTGCGGTAGGCCTGTAATAAACCAAATTGTTAATATTCTACAAGAAAGAACTAACTCGAGCGTTTATCTAAGTCAGGCTTTGTTTCTAAAAATGCATCGACTTGTGGGCCTgctgtcaaaaacatcaggacacCAGCAGGAGCATCGCTGCTTTTGACACCTCCAACCATCTTGAGTTTTCATCTCACGAGCTTCACTTGGAAAAATAAACCATTCTTCTGACAGTATGATATCAAGagcatgaaataaccacctgttatGAATCTGCAATGTTAGGATTAGAAGTGTAGCAGTCTTTAAGTGGCATGACCAGATTAATCGTTAAGATTTTCATTATACATTTTCATCAAAACACAGCGGATATAGAAGAATCATACACAACTGAACTCCTTCGTGTGGCATTATATAAATGTGAGAATTACTCCATGGCGACGACTATTTCCTGAAATGTATCGTCTAATATCCGGTGAGCTATGCCACTCGTGGTGTCTTTAGTTTCCGTTTAACGCTCGGCAGGGAATACCTTTTCAGGATACAAATTAAATGTGACATATTCCATAGAGAGCAAACAGAACTTTGTCCCACCGTCACGGCGAGAAACGTAGTTTGTTTCACAGTTATTTCGCTGAGTTAACAAGCTAGCTAGCGAGCTAACCAGCTAGCTCATGTTGGCTAAGCAGTTTTTAGGCCCATTTTTATAAGTGACCAGCGTCACCGCTTCACTGTTGTCCATTTACAACATCCTCACCTTTTTTAGTTCATTTTCTGAGGCCGACGGTGAGACGCCGAGGATGTCGTAGAGCTTGGTGTCCGCGACTTTCGACATGATGCTCAGGGCCGGCTACCTTCTGCGGACGTTCAGATGAGTGAGGAAGGAAACAAGCTAAGCCGGCTGGGATCGTTATGGGTTGCCAGATTCATACGAAAAGTCCCCCCTTTGACGTAGACGCCCCCAAACCAGAGCAGTCGCAGTTCCAGGGGGCGGGCAGAGGGGAC harbors:
- the LOC125971094 gene encoding uncharacterized protein, whose protein sequence is MWSQDLLERVTLDLLVELLEIQERQTSSFLLTLLNEREHLQALREDFQSKLQAQHLHANLLQLLNPDASSCSSHANLSSQEHVPQQASSSESAEVQNVTGGPRESQTAADTIGTKPDGDQIEDVADKQGVCAGCGVTLGGLPYLEVLCVPDSLSKVDGEGGRDDEDVETKKCEEQDSLITLAWSTHLEEQTGLDGEPANAVAMQTQPSAESREGDLKEAGKENDLHANLQQASSSSTDEVKELGAPEVTAYASGHCSTKEKMAAMEGVRQREPVSALEREKTMRKLVDVHRRVERRQQRDRDRQQLKVQERLSIIQSRKADEDLFGPKHTERMRHLRKDVAQDENQKKMLVREQLEQLRRERSFIMQSRRKRNTTGFKELLAPAHLQSRGTEERSDQDDGLQ
- the dnaja2b gene encoding dnaJ homolog subfamily A member 2b produces the protein MSKVADTKLYDILGVSPSASENELKKAYRKLAKEYHPDKNPDAGDKFKEISFAYEVLTTPEKKELYDRYGEQGLREGGGGGPGMDDIFSHIFGGGLFGFMGGQSRGRNGGRRRGEDMVHPLKVSLEDLYNGKTTKLQLSKNVLCGACNGQGGKAGAVQKCVACRGLGMRVVIRQLAPGMVQQVQSVCTDCKGEGEVISEKDRCKKCEGHKVSKESKLLEVHVDKGMRHGQKITFTGEADQAPGVEPGDIVLVLQEKEHDEFRREGNDLHMVQRIGLVEALCGFQITLMHLDGRQLLVKYPPGKVIEPACIRVVKGEGMPQYRNPFEKGDLYIKFDVQFPQNNWISPEKLNELECLLPARAEDPLISADAEEVDLTDFDRSQGSGGGARREAYNDSSDEEAGGHHGPGVQCAHQ